In Erigeron canadensis isolate Cc75 chromosome 1, C_canadensis_v1, whole genome shotgun sequence, a single window of DNA contains:
- the LOC122593857 gene encoding uncharacterized protein LOC122593857, whose product MAGSASLTFCGGVEHDEFISRSIPLNRTSKTFSKKHKVKSILSEDGDVIDCVDIYKQPAFNHPALKNHIIQMAPTSVLKKDDTLMKKALKGTKREDNAIVITSQLWHRNGSCPKGTIPIRRIQKRFLNVDGYGRKKPNVLKNHETQLGNSNSLANHSVEEVLTEMISYSGAKCDIKVWTPYVEKEDEYSTSCVLVQNGGSHDFELVETGWAVNPSVYNDHETRLYVYWTADGSKTTGCFDLTCPGFVQVNHEIALGAAIYPVSKLHGLPYVITVYIFQDPETGNWWVNYGEYINIGYWPGDLFDLLRYQGIMVKWGGEVYSTRVKTHPGHTATQMGNGQTPPAFMDNSGTISRMRIESNSQPLMMPEWTYAVTDEDRCYDIMYLVDYISDPIFYYGGPGRSLWCP is encoded by the exons ATGGCCGGAAGTGCATCACTCACAT TTTGTGGTGGAGTGGAGCATGATGAGTTTATCTCAAGAAGCATCCCTTTGAATAGAACCAGCAAAACATTTTCCAAAAAGCATAAAGTGAAAAGCATTTTG agtgAAGATGGAGACgtaattgattgtgttgataTCTACAAGCAACCTGCTTTTAACCATCCTGCTCTCAAGAATCATATTATCCAA ATGGCGCCTACAagtgttttgaagaaagatgACACACTGATGAAAAAAGCGTTAAAAGGTACAAAAAGGGAAGACAATGCAATCGTGATAACATCACAACTGTGGCATAGAAATGGAAGTTGCCCAAAAGGAACAATTCCAATCCGAAGAATTCAAAAGCGTTTTCTAAACGTTGATGGCTATGGGAGAAAGAAACCTAACGTGTTGAAGAATCATGAGACGCAATTGGGCAATTCAAACTCATTGGCAAACCATTCG GTGGAAGAGGTATTGACAGAAATGATCAGTTACTCAGGGGCCAAATGTGACATCAAAGTATGGACTCCGTACGTTGAGAAAGAAGACGAGTACAGTACATCTTGTGTCCTTGTACAAAATGGCGGTTCTCATGACTTTGAACTTGTTGAAACCGGTTGGGCG GTAAATCCAAGCGTTTACAATGACCATGAAACTCGTTTATATGTTTATTGGACG GCAGATGGGTCAAAGACAACAGGATGCTTTGATCTCACATGTCCCGGGTTCGTTCAAGTGAATCATGAGATAGCTCTTGGTGCGGCCATTTATCCCGTTTCTAAGCTTCATGGTCTTCCGTATGTGATCACGGTTTACATTTTCCAG GATCCAGAAACAGGCAATTGGTGGGTGAACTATGGTGAGTACATAAACATAGGGTATTGGCCAGGTGAtctatttgatttgttaagGTACCAAGGGATTATGGTCAAGTGGGGCGGTGAGGTTTATAGCACGAGAGTCAAGACTCATCCCGGCCACACGGCCACACAGATGGGCAATGGCCAAACACCACCAGCATTTATGGATAATTCAGGGACTATCTCACGCATGCGGATCGAATCAAACTCGCAACCTCTGATGATGCCTGAATGGACTTATGCCGTCACAGATGAAGATCGTTGCTATGATATTATGTATCTGGTTGATTATATTTCTGATCCTATCTTCTATTATGGTGGCCCGGGCAGAAGCCTTTGGTGTCCATAA
- the LOC122585060 gene encoding protein EARLY FLOWERING 3 produces MKRGKDDDKSMGPMFPRLHVNDTEKGGPRAPPRNKMALYEQLSISSQRFNSGVPSSSTQGTKNVQQPSSINPIRKTDTRHSDVNNQRMQQEHKKRQEDDDFRVPIFDQQSGISQNRSGNKQSRENEGVAITPFAAHFSGRLANVPSRQSNNKFQKENSRDFARSGSNQPTRENIKAPLKEMNESSNFGHINVSNNGNVRDYRADSLVDNTLWGDSVLNEASRASNYGNNSVPVTEVQEEVLRSPNDPTNADAVSETSMVDSVCGVDISPDDVVGIIGQKHFWKARRAIVNQQRVFAVQLFELHRLIKVQRLIAGSPQLLVEENAYVAKPPKVSPIKKIPIEYVLKPNLNTPKHRIDLEKPNDDTEFSAENAVGKASLSSVQNGSQTTNCRPFGGNPVPPSDPNMGSWNFNGPPGHQWLIPVMSPSEGLVYKPYPGPGFMGPVYNGCGPPGSMPPIIGHNFPNYGAPPDHHYDGPMGLHPFTPPPPPSHGYFPAYGMQMMNPSVSSSTRCDPTNPIPSNLQQQGSSNVPIEKKRAAVAAVPNVRKFSAFKDTELQASTASSRSDRTKDGNALRLFPTSPSGPPAPEPARVEAAGAPRVIRVVPHNARSATASVARIFQSIQEERKQYDSG; encoded by the exons ATGAAAAGAGGTAAAGATGATGATAAAAGTATGGGGCCAATGTTTCCAAGGCTTCATGTGAATGATACCGAAAAAGGAGGTCCAAGAGCACCTCCTAGAAACAAAATGGCTCTTTATGAACAACTTAGTATTTCTTCGCAGAGGTTCAATAGTGGGGTGCCATCATCTTCAACTCAG GGAACTAAGAATGTTCAACAACCTTCTTCTATTAACCCAATCAGAAAGACAGATACTCGCCATTCTGATGTCAACAATCAACGCATgcaacaagaacataaaaagagGCAAGAGGACGATGATTTTCGGGTCCCAATCTTTGACCAACAATCTGGCATAAGTCAAAATCGTAGTGGAAATAAGCAAAGTAGAGAAAATGAAGGTGTCGCTATCACCCCCTTTGCGGCGCATTTTTCAGGTCGTTTAGCTAACGTTCCAAGTAGACAAAGCaataataaatttcaaaaagagAACTCAAGAGATTTTGCTAGATCTGGCTCAAATCAACCAACCCGAGAAAACATTAAAGCTCCATTGAAGGAGATGAATGAATCTTCAAATTTTGGTCACATAAATGTTTCAAATAATGGGAATGTACGAGATTACCGAGCTGACTCACTAGTAGATAATACTTTGTGGGGTGACAGTGTCTTAAATGAGGCATCTAGAGCTAGTAATTACGGGAATAATTCAGTTCCTGTAACGGAGGTTCAAGAAGAAGTTTTGAGAAGCCCTAATGATCCAACTAATGCGGATGCTGTGTCCGAGACATCAATGGTGGATTCAGTTTGTGGAGTTGATATTTCTCCTGATGATGTCGTGGGGATAATTGGTCAAAAACATTTTTGGAAGGCAAGAAGAGCTATCGTCAA TCAACAAAGAGTATTTGCTGTTCAATTGTTCGAGCTCCACAGATTGATTAAG GTTCAAAGATTAATTGCAGGATCACCTCAGCTTTTGGTTGAAGAAAATGCTTACGTGGCAAAACCACCAAAAGTTTCTCCAATCAAGAAAATTCCAATTGAGTATGTGCTTAAACCTAATCTGAATACGCCTAAGCACAGAATCGACCTTGAGAAGCCGAATGACGACACAGAATTCTCAGCCGAGAACGCCGTTGGGAAGGCATCTCTATCTTCTGTGCAGAATGGCAGCCAGACAACCAATTGCAGACCGTTCGGTGGGAACCCGGTGCCTCCATCTGATCCAAATATGGGATCTTGGAATTTTAATGGGCCGCCTGGGCATCAATGGTTGATCCCAGTGATGTCTCCATCTGAAGGACTTGTCTACAAACCATACCCTGGACCTGGGTTCATGGGCCCGGTTTATAATGGTTGTGGACCGCCTGGATCTATGCCACCCATAATTG GACACAATTTTCCAAATTATGGTGCTCCTCCTGATCATCATTATGATGGACCCATGGGGCTTCATCCTTTCACTCCTCCACCTCCTCCTAGTCACGGCTACTTCCCTGCTTATGGTATGCAAATGATGAACCCATCAGTCTCAAGCTCCACGAGGTGCGACCCAACAAATCCGATCCCCTCCAATCTGCAACAGCAAGGCTCCAGTAATGTTCCAATTGAGAAAAAACGTGCAGCTGTTGCGGCTGTTCCAAATGTGCGCAAGTTCAGTGCTTTTAAAGATACCGAGTTGCAAGCCAGTACAGCAAGCAGTCGAAGTGATAGAACAAAAGACGGGAACGCCCTTCGACTTTTTCCAACCTCTCCTTCTGGTCCACCTGCTCCTGAACCAGCTCGGGTCGAAGCAGCGGGGGCCCCTCGTGTTATTAGAGTTGTACCTCATAATGCTCGGTCAGCAACTGCATCTGTAGCAAGGATTTTCCAGTCGATACAAGAAGAAAGAAAGCAGTATGACTCGGGTTAG
- the LOC122593865 gene encoding uncharacterized protein LOC122593865 produces MGPIKWRSEDGDIIDCVDIYKQPAFNHPALKNHMIQMAPTKVLMKDDTMMKKSFKDTRKEDNAITITSQLWHRNGSCPKGTVPIRRIQKRFLNVDGYGRKKPSEFMNHETQLGTTNSLANHSVAEVLTEMISYSGAKCDIKVWTPYVEKEDEYSTSRVLIQNGGSHDFELVETGWAVNPSVYNDHETRLYLYWTADGSKTTGCFDLTCPGFVQVNHEIALGAAIYPVSKPYGLPFVITVYIFQDPETGNWWVNYGNYINIGYWPGDLFELLRYQGIMVKWGGEVYSTRVKTHPGHTATQMGNGERPPAIMDNSGTISRMRIESNSQPLMMPEWTYAVTDEDRCYDIMYLVDYISDPIFYYGGPGRNIRCP; encoded by the exons ATGGGACCGATCAAGTGGAGG AGTGAAGATGGAGacataattgattgtgttgataTCTACAAACAACCGGCTTTTAACCATCCTGCTCTCAAGAACCATATGATCCAA ATGGCGCCTACAAAAGTTTTGATGAAAGATGACACGATGATGAAAAAGTCATTTAAAGATACAAGAAAGGAAGACAATGCAATCACAATAACATCACAACTATGGCATAGAAATGGAAGTTGTCCAAAAGGAACAGTTCCAATCCGACGAATTCAAAAGCGTTTTCTAAATGTTGATGGCTATGGGAGAAAGAAACCTAGTGAATTCATGAATCATGAGACGCAACTGGGCACTACAAACTCATTGGCGAACCACTCG GTGGCCGAGGTATTGACAGAAATGATTAGTTACTCGGGGGCTAAATGTGACATCAAAGTATGGACTCCGTACGTTGAGAAAGAAGACGAGTACAGTACATCCCGTGTCCTTATACAAAATGGCGGTTCTCATGACTTTGAACTTGTTGAAACCGGATGGGCG GTAAATCCAAGCGTATACAACGATCATGAAACTCGATTATATCTTTATTGGACG GCAGATGGATCAAAGACAACAGGGTGCTTTGACCTCACATGTCCCGGGTTCGTTCAAGTGAACCATGAAATAGCTCTGGGTGCAGCCATTTATCCCGTCTCTAAGCCTTATGGTCTTCCTTTTGTGATTACGGTTTACATTTTCCAG GATCCAGAAACAGGCAATTGGTGGGTGAACTATGGTAACTATATAAACATAGGGTATTGGCCAGGTGATCTATTTGAGTTGTTAAGGTACCAAGGGATCATGGTCAAGTGGGGCGGCGAGGTCTATAGCACGAGAGTCAAGACTCATCCCGGCCACACAGCTACACAAATGGGCAATGGCGAAAGACCACCAGCAATCATGGATAATTCAGGGACTATCTCACGAATGCGGATTGAATCAAACTCGCAACCTTTGATGATGCCTGAATGGACTTATGCCGTCACAGATGAAGATCGTTGCTATGATATTATGTATCTGGTTGATTATATTTCTGATCCTATCTTCTATTATGGTGGCCCGGGTAGAAATATTAGGTGCCCATAG